CTCATTCAATGGCTCCAGAGAATAAATCCAGACAGAGTCCAGCTCAACAGCTTGAGTAGACCTCCTGCAGAAGCTTGGGTCAGGGCCCCCAGTCCTGAGCGCATCAAGGAGATCAGAGATGCCCTGGGGCCCAGGGCCGAAATCGTGGTTCCTTTTAAAGGGCTCCAGGAGAAGGCCTCCATTGAGGATCTGGAACAAAGGATTGTGGAGACCGTTACAAGAAGACCTCTTTGCCCAGAGGATCTGAGTTCTCTGTTCGGCTTGGAACCAGCCTTTGCAAGACGTCTGATGCAGGATCTGTCCAGGAAAAACTCTTGGAAGGCTCACAGCGTGGGCGGCAGGACCTACTACAGGGCAAAGCAGCTTCGGCCTGGGGAACCGTCCAAATGATATTGAAGGGACCCGAGGAAATGCAGTTTCTGAGGCAGGCCAACAAGATCGTGGCCTGCATTCTGGAGGAATTGACCCATCTGGTGACCCCGGGAACCCTTACCAAGGACTTGGACAGATTTGTGGAGCAAAGGATCCGGGACCTGGGAGGTGAGCCCGCATTTTTGGGTTACAGGGGTTATCCTGCCTCCAGTTGCATATCCATCAACGAGCAGGTGGTCCACGGCATACCAGGAAATCGCAAGATCCGGGAAGGGGATCTGGTGAGTGTGGATCTGGGGGTTGTGTACAGGGGCTACTACGGTGATGCGGCCCGCACTTACGGTGTGGGAAAACTCAGCCAAAAGGCGCGCAGGCTCATGGAGGTCACAGAGGAGGCCCTCTATAAGGGAATAGAGAAAGCAGTGGCAGGCAACAGGCTCTTTGATATCTCCAAGGCCATCCAAAGTTGGGTGGAACGCCACGGCTTCTCTGTAGTAAGGGAGTTCGTGGGACACGGCATAGGCCAAAGCCTTCACGAGGATCCCCAAGTGCCCAACTACGTGCCTCGAAGTCCTTACAATCCCCTGTTGGAATCGGGATTGGTCTTGGCGCTGGAGCCCATGGTGAATGCAGGAGATTATCGCGTCAAGGTGCTGCCAGATGGCTGGACGGCAGTGACAGCCGACGGTTCCCTCTCTGCCCACTTCGAGCACACAATAGCCATCACCGAAGACGGCCCTGAAATCTTGACCCTATGCCGCTAGGTCCCCCTACTCCCAGATCAACCGGTCACGAATTTCCTGCCTGCCTTCTCTTCCACGGATTGTATCTTGGCTACGAGTCTGCCCTTGTGGCCCTTTCGATAATCCACCTTGATGAGAGCAGCTATACGGTTGCAATCCTGGCTCATCCGGTCAAAA
The sequence above is drawn from the bacterium genome and encodes:
- the map gene encoding type I methionyl aminopeptidase produces the protein MILKGPEEMQFLRQANKIVACILEELTHLVTPGTLTKDLDRFVEQRIRDLGGEPAFLGYRGYPASSCISINEQVVHGIPGNRKIREGDLVSVDLGVVYRGYYGDAARTYGVGKLSQKARRLMEVTEEALYKGIEKAVAGNRLFDISKAIQSWVERHGFSVVREFVGHGIGQSLHEDPQVPNYVPRSPYNPLLESGLVLALEPMVNAGDYRVKVLPDGWTAVTADGSLSAHFEHTIAITEDGPEILTLCR